The sequence below is a genomic window from Oreochromis niloticus isolate F11D_XX linkage group LG3, O_niloticus_UMD_NMBU, whole genome shotgun sequence.
TTTCTTCAAAACAAAGTCTCCACATTTAATGTTGGTTAAGACCAGATTATCTGCACTTTCACATTTCAACAAATCAATATAAATCCCTCACATGCTGCATGTCTTCTCAAAGGGTTGATAGATATCATCTGACTAGCGCACAAATACAGACTATTAGTGCCTGTATGTGCTTGTCCGAATCCATCTTGTGGCCAAATTAATGACTTTATGCATTAATTTCTTGCGAATAATATAATTATGTATCTCGGTCAAAAACtgtgatctactgggattttacCACACAATCATCTATATAGATTACAGAGAATATTCCAAAAGAGGAAATTCCAGTCAGAGGCAGTTCTGTGGGAGAAAATGGTTTATTTATATTAGAGGTTAGAAGAGAAAAGCCAGACTGCTTCAAAATAATAGGAACTCGACAGTAACTCAACAAGTTGTTGCAACAAAAGTATGCAAAAGAGCAGCTCTGAAGACACAAGACATCAAACCTAGCAAATGGGCTACAGCAACACAATATGCTACTGAACGACTTTAGACCCTCCTACTTATCCCGCAGGGGTCTGAGGGATCTTCCATGAGTCATTTCATACCTCCTGATCTCTAATCTGGCATCATTTACTATGATGATCTGCCCTGAAAAGAAATGAACCACCTTTGGAGTACAGAAAACCCAGAGTTAACTGACCTCTTCACAGAAAACTGCTGCAGAAAGTCATATTTATACTGTCTCTGTGAAAAAGGAAGCTACATGTAAGTGAGTGTCCAACTATATATGCATCCCAATATAGCATCACCGCCTACtacagtttaattttatttatatagcacaaaataacaacaacagtggcTTCAAGGTGATTTATATTGCtagataaagaccctacaattaaaaaagtacTGATTAAAGGTAAAAGTgtgtataaacaatgaaaagagCAGCGTGTAGAAGAAATACTCCTATTTCTAGGGTGgtggggcttcccatgatgcaccatGGCAGCATAACTAAGAGTGAATCCAGGGTCATCTGATCCAGTTTATTAAAATAGCTTCATCAAAACGTTTTTAGCCTAATCTTAAATGTAGAGAGGCTGTCCAAATCCAAACTAGGAGCTGGTTCCCTataagaggggcctgaaagctgaaggctcggCCTCCCACTATAAACTGAAAATATATATAGTTTGTGAAAACAACATTCAAAGAAAAGCTGCAGTGAACTGCATGATTTAATTCAAACCCTGCAGTGGTCAGTGAGCATACATATGACTGGTGCAGGTATAGGATCTTTTTTCAGGTGCTTGTTATATTTCATTCCTGTGAAAAAGGTTTATTTCTTGTGTCCTCTATAGTTTACTGAGGAAAAGATCACTCGATGTTTTCTCTACAAAAAATGTGAAGGGGATCTCCAGTAGATGTCTGTTTAAATTATGTAAGATGTTGTTCTTATTATTGGTAGGGAAGATACACttttagatatatatatatatatatatatatatatatatatatatatatatatatatatatatatatatatatatatatacaaagagTGACTTTTTTTAACATAACAAAACTTGTAACCAGATATTTTTTGCCAATCACCAACTGGCATCTCTAAAGTTCTGATTATGCACCTTTTGGTCTGTTTGAATTATTAGTGAGAAGACATCATGACACCTTTAAAATTGTCTAACAGCTGAGTGGAACAAAACAGAAGTACAAGATGTGTGTGTAGCTTAAGAAAAGCAGGTGAGGTCTGTCTGGTAAGTCACGTAATGACTGTCGATTTAAGAGTAAGCAGCTTATTTAAGTCTAACAGTGAAACCTCTGCCTGTCATCTTTGGTGTGTCTATGCAGGACACTATGCTTAGAAACAGCACATTTCATTACTAGAAACACAAACAGGATCATTTTTAACTCCATTGCATGTTTAAAGTAATTTAAGTTCAATTGAGACCACATCATCTCATCTCCTCTGAGGTGTGTTTAAAATGCAggcagttcaattttatttaaatatgaccaaatcacaacaacagccccctcaaggtgttttatattttaagcaAAAGACTATATTAATacacagaaaaccccaacaatcagaaaaCTTATGTTCAAGAACTTGGcagcagtgggaaggaaaaaccatCTGCTGCTACTGACTGGGGcctgaggggagggagagaaaagggaaaaaagaaaagaaaaagaaaaagaaagatacACTGTAGAAGAAAGTTACAAATGTCTTTGCCACGAAACACATTTAATAATAAGGGTAAAAAGATGCAACAAGGATGAAGACCCAGAATCTTCCATAGCTCTCCAAGAGACAAAGCCACAAATCTCAATGACAGACCTGTGTCCACCTAAGAGGAAAAAGGAGGAAGCTCCCAGACAGAGCTCTCAAAGCCAACGCCAAGAGCCCCAAAGAAGTACAGGAAACGGGCTGCCAGTCCTGCTAGAGGCTAGCTAACAAGAGCCGAGAACAGCCTCTTGCCAGAGGTCTAAGACCCACCAGACACCCAACAGAGGGGAGAAAGAGCTGATTCAAGTTGTAATCTTTGTTTATTCAGGAATTCTTATTCATGgcttaaaattaaaatgattcattaacactaaaataaataaatacaggctTTATGTCCAGTATTGTTTAGTGATGAGTATCACAGCACATGAACCCTCAAAAACCAGGATTTCAGGAAGTACGTTAAATACAGAAACCACTTAGAGAGCCAAAGAAATTTCAGTTCTTAAAACCAAACAgaatcaaacaaaaacaaacgaaAAAGCCCCTACAAAGTTTTAGTTTCAGTTCCTCATGCTCAAACAATTATATCTTGTGTCTAAAGGAGTCTGGATTAGAATTTCAGTGTCAGAGAGGAACTTTAGTTAAATACCAACGATAAACACCAATAATCTAACAAAATACACTACTTTCAAAatgtaaattacatttttagagttatctaaaaagaaataaaatttaaaaaacacaataaataaatcaggGGATGTTGTTTCTGTGCAGATTCATAGTGTGAGTTACTGGCAGCTGACCTGAATTTATCGAACATGAATGTAGGTCAGCTGCCACAGCCACAAATCAGACAAATCACAGCTGGGTCGGCTTCTTAAATAAATTCACTGCAGTTTGCTATCAAAATGATAACACACTGTTTTTATACACTGCAATCCCATTAACACATTCCATTAACCACTGGGCATTTCTGAAACCTACACACGACATTCAAATTAAATTCAGCTCAAGATATATGACACATAAACTAACACTAGAATTTCTATGGGGTttctaataatataatatataataatacagTTAAGAAACACAGATTTAGTCGAGTCCATCTTACATCCACTTGTAGTCCAAATGACACACATGTACGGTTTATTTCACatgataaatacattttaaaaggttAGAAGTAACTGAATACTTTATTTGTTCTTCCTTTCATGACCACAGTAGTCTTTCAATGAGCTGTCTGCAAACTTGCAGACTCTGTTGACAGAGCTTTGGAGATGCTGTGGTTGTATCGTAGATAGACTTAAAAACTGAGAAGATTAAAAGACATTAAACTCATGAGATTGTGgcacgtaaaataattaatatatACAGCTGATCTACTTCTATGCCTACAATATTATTATAGTTATTTTAGAGagataatgtgttttttttccttgttttgggtttttaaaAGAAGTGCATGACAAAATATCTGAATATCTAAACAGGTTAGGTGGTGATAAaactatctatctatatatctattcAAAAAATTCCCCTCTCGCCACCTCGTCTTGACCCTTCCATGATggctcctcctcttgctccttgagtgaggacagagcatctccttggcaGATCCTGCACTTGATGGCAACTTATGCTATTGGCTtaaagttggcctctagtgttgttccCCACATCCCCAcagagttcctgatgaaggctcttagggtcctgttgatcttgtacagttcCAGGATCCAAGTGTGGGGCATCAAGTCATAGGCTTTCATGCAGTCACTCCAGGCGGTGCACAGACTCGTCAGtatggtcttgcagtctcgggtgACTGCTCTGTTTACCagtggtagacagaacagtctgTCTAAATTGCATTTGAATTTGAAGTAATTTGAAGTAATAACAATGCCTCATGTCTCTGTTGCAAAACTAGAGATATGCTATTTTTGTCACTTATCAGAAGAAATAATTTTCAAAAGCTTCTATTATAATATATATTCTATTATAAtatagaaaatgcaaatgaatttTTGCAATTTTGTTGCTTACAATTGTGCACATTTTCTATATAGCATGGTCATTCCAAGGCTGACGTTTTCTTAACACCACCAGCTGCAGAGTGACCCATAAAATGGTGCCAACAGTCCTTAGCAGGAAGTAGAGAAGAACAGGAAGTTGATCATAACAAAAGAGAGTCATCATGTGATcgtctgtaaaaaaaaaaaaaaaaaaaaaaaaaaacacaacaagaaaCACCCTTactaaatatatacaaaaaacaaatttcagGCTTAAATAaccaattattattttttcttctcaaaAAGAAATTACTGAATTTACAATACAAAACTCTCACTGTAGAGGATAAATGATGCCCCAGAATGATGCTCCGTCATACTTTCAAACACGTATCCACCATACAGGCAGGGGTGCAAGCCTAATCATACTGATAATGAGTTTCTTTATTAAAGCAATAAAAGGGTCAAATATTTCAGGCGGGTGAATACATTTCAGGTTATGTTATGTAAGTTATGATGCTATCATATGACCACACTGCCAATGCTAATTACATTAGCACATGCAATGAATTTTTAGTGAATTTCtaatgttatttattattaatgcaCTTATTCTGCATTAAGCTAACAGAATAAATGCTAACTATGTTCTACTCTTTTCTAGTGGATATATTAGGTACAGTGTGATTTAATAAAGCTTTAGAGTAATATAAGTAATGTAATATAAGGCactaagatttattttccaaaatgcctttttttggtttttgcagtTTTGCCGTGTCTTTACAGAAACAAACCCTCCAGTGTTGGTTGGAAGCTTTTGTCTCTCATTTTGAAGAAGTGGTTATTTGTCTCTTTGGCTACCAAACTGAGTTCCAACGTTTAGTGGGGGATTAATATACGTCCATATTTTATATGAAGTTTAGGCCTCTAACAGCCTGAAAAGTATGGGACCTGAAACACATCCCAAAATACATTAAAccgcacgtacacacacacacacacatacgcacgtacacacacacacacacacacacacacacacacacacacacacacacacttatgtaTACCAGTAATGTGTGCTTTGACATGTGTTGTCTCTGCTTCTCACAGCCAGCCAGCTCTCAGGTGATTCTCCAGCTCCTGAGATGTTGCACTTGTAAAGTCCTTCATGAGACTTGTTAATATTGTGGATGATCAAAGTGCTGGTGGAGATGCTCTTGATAAAGATCCCATTTTTATAGAAGGTTATGGAAGTGGAGGTTTTGGTGAAATCTGTCCTGTTTTTACAGTGCAGACTCACAGTgtttccctccatcacaggaaATAAAGGACTTTCCAGGATCACAGGACCAGCTggtataattataacatatggTATAATTAGACGTTTATAGCTCAGCACAAATGAAAATCATGTGTTTGAAACCTGTTTCTCATTTAAGTGATAGTAGTATCACTTAGTATCactaattttcttttcttttcttttcacttgcACAGGCTAACACTTAACAGATATATATTTATCAGCTGATTTCTCAACAAGCCCTCTGTATGGTGGTGTACTTTAGCTcataaaacagattttaatatgCAATTAACCACAGATTTCTTTACCAATATAAACACAAATATCAGTGATCACAGGTACAGTAAACTTACGTGTAATGGTGATGTTGACAGGGCTGCTTTTCTTTCCGTCTCCGCTCTCACACCAGTACTGTCCGCTGTCTTCGATATAAACATTTCTGAAGATGCAAATGGACCCACTGAAAACTCCCCAGCTAGTCCCACACGCTGTATCAACATCTGCTGCTTTCCTCATTAGTTTCCATCCAAGAGACCCATCAAACCCCTTACAGTCAAAAGACACTGTGCTGTATTCATAGTGCTGAGAAGTGTTTGGAACAACATGAGGAAAAGCTGAATATATtgacaaagagaaagacaggACCATTAAAAATATGTCAAGTGACAATTAACAAATCAAACACAGAATCCAGACGAACATTATTCAGAAAGTTACTGAATtgtgcaaagaaatcaaattaaCTTTCACTTACAAGCTGTTTGAGCATCACAACTATCCCAAATTTGTatcaccagcagcagccaggtattTATCACTGAAGAAACAAATAACAAGTGAAAGTTTTAAAGGTAAGTGATACATAAAAGATAACTCAACTTGACCCATAGGTGATCTTATGGCTTTGTTAGACTTTGGAGAGAATTCTGCTGAATGGTTTAATGGCTATGACAAAATGACGTGAATTATATGCTATAGTCTTGATAGCGAACTTGTTTATAAACCTACCCTTCCCAAAAGGTCCAAAAAATAGATAATGTTATTGTAATATATCAGATTTTACTGCATCACTGTGACTTTGCCATCAGCTTAcaacttaataaatatatttctgATTTAAATATATGGTATTTAAGAGAGAACAATATTTTTAGGCTGAACATATCAGGACATCTGATAAGGATACCTTAAAGAAACCTCCTTGATTAAGTGTTTCAGGCATGTCCTGAAGACAGAAGCAGACCCAGAACTAACCAGAGAGATCACGTCTCTCAGCTGGCTTAGAAACTGAAGATGGTCGAAGAGAAGGTGGTGTGGCCATCTCTGCTTAGATAGCTAACCTGTTCACTCCTGCTTGTActgactgttgttttttttactcctgTTCTTTAATGTAAATTAGTATATGTTCAAACTTTCATTTCCCCTGGATAAAAAAATCTTGACCTTAGTAATCATTAAATAACcctcacaaaaacaaattgagagCCTCTTTTCACACAGTTCAAGAAGTGTTGCGGTTGTACTGCAGAAAGTTTGTCAGGCTGAAACactaagattaaaaaaagaataaacgaGTTACAGAAATATGAATATAGAAACACTGTGTGGTTTGAAAACTCTGCAAAGGGTTTGAGCAGCATTCATGTCTGCAAAACTTCACAGCCTAATGTGGTCATTGAATTAATCTGTATTTCTTCTTATCAGACTTTGCATGTGATCCTGCTTTGTGTTTGGCCAGAAAACAGCATTGCACAAGGCTCGTCACCAAAATCATCAAAATACTGAAtattttttacagaaaagtGAAAGTTATGCTCACAGTTGGAGATTCTGATATTTGTAGAATCACTAGTGCTGATAATCTTCTGGTGAAACTTAGTTTAATACTAATGTATTGAGCTACAAATTGTTACAACTGCTAGATaaaaagcagcagcaacacCTCAGATGTGTAACAAACTCAGTACTCACACAATCTAATGCAGGAAAATGTAACCTCCATGTTGTCTTGTTGACAGATCATCACACCGATATGCAGTTTAATATAACTAACAACCTCTTCCTGTTTGGCTTACTGCTGAAGTATAGAGGTGTCAACTTTCTACTGTAGCATGAGGTCTTGTCTGGTATTATGACCCCATACAGGCAACTGATCTGCCCAAAAAATACCTTTACAGGATACCTCATGGGAACCTCCTAGATTAAGTActaaaaactaactaaaacatGGTGATTCTGGAGCTCCccagtacaaaataaaaattgttGTGGCATATTATCTCATGTCACTTTGTTGCTGGTCAAGGAAATAActaacattttatttgaaaaaaaaaaaggttaagtGAGGCATTTGATTTTAATAACAACACACACGGGGAGCAATGAGaacaaaacagttcaataactgtcagtgttgcaaatgttcatgtttaaatatataaagTGACCCAGTGACCTCTACAGGGCATGGTCGGCACACACAATCATGATCAATGCATTCATGTACAGAGCTCCTACTAAAATGGCAATTGACAAATTAGTTGCTAACCAAGATGCATAACTTCattgcttttcttttaaattgtcTGTAGGTCTAAAATTTGAATTTAGTGAAAACCCATATCTTTTGGAGAGAGGTGCTTTTCCTTGGTGATGTGGATGGCCTCTTCTGGGCAGGTTATGCTGTGGTGCCTGAGACCCTGGTGGCTGGGGTTAGCTGGTTAGGTCCCTTCTTGCGTGGGGGTGCTTTGTACCCCCCTGGCTGTTTTTTTGTCTATGCCTTGGGTCCTTTGGGAAGGACGAGGTATCAGGTGAGGGAGCATTTATTGCTGGGTgcagcttgtttcagacttgtgtttcagtttgtcttgTGCctttactgtgtgtgtctgctgtcaCTTGAGTGGGTGATTGGTGTTGCAGTGTGCATATGAGCCACAAGACTTTGCACTCACCTGCACACTCTAGACTGATCTTTGTGGTGGGTGGGGTAGCTGCTGTGTCTGACTTTGGTGGTGCCCCGGAGCCATGTTTTCACGCCCTGTGACTTTCCCACTCCTTACATCTTCAAAACAGACGTGCTACTTTTGATTTAAGGTGTGTTCACCTAGTCATTaactaaaggtccagctgctgtatttcacagagagaaaagaaagagagctaactttactcagagatggagaaaaatAAGTAAGACAGGAcaggttagatttaaaggtaatgactgctcagtgggatttgataaattaaaaatgtaaagctTATATGTAAGTTCCCATGTTTCTAAATCAGATATTGtgtctgtacatgtgacattatgttcttttcatattgtgaaacataaaaatcacactgGGGTAGACTGTGTAATTATAAGGTTGCATGAAAATCCTCTGCAGGTTTGTTGAACtgctgcacagtggctgtggtttcaTGCTCCGAGTTtggttacatcaagtgtagctGAGATGAATTTGAAGTTAAGCTGATGACGCTTAGATGTGTTCACTGAATTCCTCCTTCATACCAGCTGCATAATGTCTAATATAAAGACAGCATGAACAGTGTAGAGTGTgagtgtagaggatggaaatcacCAAGTTCAACTCATGAAACATCTActgacatctggttgaattcaaTTGTGTAGGTCCACAAACAGCAATAAACTTCAGCAGCAGCGGTTgcacagatcagctgatcacagtcTCAATAGAATTATTGTGAGCTGTGATTCTTCTCCAGACACTGGGCCAGATTTTAGACTTCCAAGGGCACAGAGATATGATTTAATTCAAGCcatcagaaaacagaaaatcaaaaTGAGACGGAGGTCCAGAGCGTACCTGGCCTATTCAACAACTGAATATTTTTTCCAGCCTTAAGCGCTCAACCTGTCAATTAATTGGCTGACAGGTGAGTAGCCTACaggacagcagagagagagagagagagagagagagagagagagagagaaacaatggaaaaaaaaggcaGGCCAAAACAAGACACTCTGGAACCATGGTGGTCacagttttcattgttttatgtGGACATACAAGCTGAAGTCATCTGTTAGACTTCCTGTTTTAACcacaatttattttaattttgttataATATAAGTTATAGCACActtggttaaaaaaatatagaCCAGCTTAGTGAGAAAGACattttatactgtaaaagctGAGACATCTTTATGAGAAAAATCttgtaaatgtattatttgtatATCACAGAAAGTTACACCAATACAAAGtaaaaatgttgtaaaaaagtaaaacaaaaacatgatatataaggatgaaaatgaaaatctttGTTGTGAGAATGTTATTAGTCTGTATATATtattttcagtgtaatctatgaCATTAAAAGCTTTTTGTGTGCTTCTGGTGGCTTCTATAAATTAGCCTTTAGTTGTATTTTTCTGTCGATTTTATAAATTCATCTGTACTGAGTCTCGTTGGTTTCACCTACTGTTGATGATTTCCTTTACTGGAGAATATAGTATAGTCATAAAActattatttatgtttaaatttaGCTCTTTTTTGTACAAAGAGCtggattttaaataattttaaaaagctttttgtgAAAGCATGTTCTTATTCACTTAAAttgtgtctttctttcagatGTTTGGGACTTACTGAAGTACATGTAGTAGAACCTGTAGAAAGAATGCTGACAAAACCCCATCCAGGCCTTTAAAAATGTACATGTGTCTAGAGGCTGTGGTTTTTAATTTTTGGCAACAGTATTTGCAAAACTAAATGTGGAGACAGCAACATGTCAATACCATATTACACCTATGTTTTGTTTTAGCCTTCCAGGGTCAAGACATCATGAGAAACTACAACCATAGCCCATAACCCCAACTACACGtttcaaagaaaaagagaaaaaagcatTTTGCAAAATACCTTTTAGATGTTTGACACTTAGAATGATTCTACTTTCACTTGACtgcaaaaatataaacatacatTTAATAATATAATGATAGATGACAAATACCTCAAAGGCTATTTCATTGTGAGGGAAGTTTTCGGTACACCTATGTTTAAAGACACATTTAATCCTTGTCTTGCTGGCTGACAGTAAAGGCATCcttcaccagcagctgcagTAGCAGAGCCATCATTACAATAGTTAGAACAACCTTTAAAAGGAGACAAGCTGTCTGTGAAGCAAAGGCACCAGTAAGTACATGTAGTCACGtattaaaaacatgaatttcCCACAGTGCACTTATTTCCCtctggaggaaaaaaagtcaTTCTTCTAAGTCAgcattttaaagttattttaaagTTCTAACTGCATCTGTATAAGTATTAATCATAAGGCTTGGAAGCAAGTCTATGTCTCAACTCTGATAGCCAGCTTTCTCTGAGTTGTCTGGCCCAATTATAATAAGCACTTGTAGAGTCACATGCAGATTATGCCAATTCTTATGGAACACTGGCAGGAGGCTGGCAGATAATGTGTTATTATTGCAGCTTATTCCTCTATCAGATTATGAGCAGGACTCTCGGATCACAGCATCAACTGAAAGAGATCAAGTTTATCAATATGAATACATGCTGATCAAAATTAATTTACCTCTTAACATTTACCAAGTTGAGAacaatgtaatttttaaattgcatatatatatatatatatatatttatttatttttttctaaggGCAACAATGAGTACTTACCACTTCTCGGGGCACAATTTCAATGAAAATGTGAGGTCAGAAGCAAGAGCACACTGAGCACtggaggaagaaagaaagagggcaTTACGTTGACATGCTGTAAGGATGCTTGGAGAAATGTTGGCTATGTATTGCTTAGATAAAGGAAACAGTATAATGTGATAAACAAAAGTGGATaaattaaagtgaaaaataaataaataaatgagtccACTTTGTAATTTTAGTCATTAAAAGAGGGTTAAAGAAACCAAAAAGGAAACACATTGCAGACCATACAATTTACTGTCAAGCACAGCATTATATACCCAGTTGCAGCTTCCACTGAAGTAGTCCCAACACCAGCAGCTGCAGGGCCAACCCAACCGTCACAGCTGTGCACCGCAAGATGTAGAAATTGAGTGAAAAAGCAATTTCTTCATGAGATACTGgaagaataaaaattaaaaattaaaaaaaaaagattctttagCATTGATAAGTACTCCTGTAAGTGTAAAAGCTAAATCTGGTTCCCCCAGGAAGTCATCATTATTCCTTCTGTTTCAGGAACCCAATATCAGTAAAACTTTGAATGTTTATTGTGGattttgctttctttattttaaattttgaccAACTAACTATTTTAAATGCAAGCCCATTATGGTAGCCAGGATTGCTGGGATTCAGTAAAAATTACAGCTCACTGAAAGCCCGGATGTTCTGTGAATATAAATGTATCCATGCtatcaataaaaaaataaatttaaacatccatccattcgcttatccttttcagggtcgcggggggcactggaggctatcccagctgtcatagggtgagaggcggggtacacccaggacaggtcgccagtctaatGCActgagacagacaaccattcgcactcacattcacacctatgggcaatttagattaatcaattaacctatccccactaactgcatgtctctcgactgtgggaggaagccggagtacctggagagaacccatgcaaacacggggagaacatgcaaactcctcacagaaagaccccggcctgatggtggaattgaactcaggaccttcttgctgtgcagcaacagtgctaaccaccgtgccaccattaaacaaaaagggaaaaacagaaaaaaaactatacCTTTCCGTGCATTGGATTTGCTTCTGACAGCCAGCCAGCTCTCTGGTGATTCCCTAACTCCCTGTATTTTGCATTTATAGAATCCTTCATGAGACTTTGAAACCTTTTGGATTTCTAACTTTCCATCATAGCTGGTACCCATGGGCAAGCTATCTTTGTAGAAATCAGCTGTGAAATTTGCGTCTTGTTTGTCTGTCTTGTTTCTACAGTGCAGAATAACAGCATCTCCTTCCACCACAGGATGGACAGGACTCTCAAGTATCACAGCACCAGCTGAAAATGCAAAGAAATTTAGAAAT
It includes:
- the LOC109199603 gene encoding uncharacterized protein LOC109199603 is translated as MENSGEYWCESGAERSNTVSITVSAGAVILESPVHPVVEGDAVILHCRNKTDKQDANFTADFYKDSLPMGTSYDGKLEIQKVSKSHEGFYKCKIQGVRESPESWLAVRSKSNARKVSHEEIAFSLNFYILRCTAVTVGLALQLLVLGLLQWKLQLVLSVLLLLTSHFH
- the LOC109196655 gene encoding high affinity immunoglobulin gamma Fc receptor IB-like; this encodes MEVTFSCIRLLINTWLLLVIQIWDSCDAQTASFPHVVPNTSQHYEYSTVSFDCKGFDGSLGWKLMRKAADVDTACGTSWGVFSGSICIFRNVYIEDSGQYWCESGDGKKSSPVNITITPGPVILESPLFPVMEGNTVSLHCKNRTDFTKTSTSITFYKNGIFIKSISTSTLIIHNINKSHEGLYKCNISGAGESPESWLAVRSRDNTCQSTHYWYT